The Clostridium sporogenes genome contains a region encoding:
- a CDS encoding 16S rRNA (uracil(1498)-N(3))-methyltransferase, translating into MHKFFVPAENIIDKKAIIDGDDVKHIYKVLRLECGDSININNCQGKEYKGKIESIDKKSVVVKILEQVKVNNESPLNIYLYQGLPKSTKMDLIVQKSTELGIKEIIPIITERVEVKTSLKEFKKLDRWNRIALEACKQCKRSLIPSVREPLKFNDLLEEIKDMDLIIVPYENKENYGIKSLIKNIKYEKENIKNIGIIIGPEGGFEESEIRLLEEIKAQIVTLGPRIFRTETAGIVCASIISYELGDLGGNI; encoded by the coding sequence GTGCATAAATTTTTTGTGCCCGCTGAAAATATAATTGATAAAAAGGCTATAATTGATGGTGATGATGTTAAGCATATATATAAGGTATTAAGGTTAGAATGTGGAGATTCTATAAACATAAATAATTGCCAGGGAAAAGAATATAAAGGTAAAATAGAAAGTATAGATAAAAAATCTGTTGTTGTAAAAATATTAGAGCAGGTTAAAGTAAATAATGAAAGCCCCTTAAATATTTATTTATATCAAGGTCTTCCTAAATCTACTAAAATGGATTTAATAGTTCAAAAGTCTACTGAATTAGGTATAAAAGAAATAATACCTATTATAACAGAAAGAGTTGAGGTTAAAACTTCATTAAAGGAATTTAAAAAATTAGATAGATGGAATAGAATTGCACTTGAAGCATGTAAACAATGTAAAAGATCTTTAATTCCAAGTGTTAGAGAACCCTTAAAATTTAATGATTTGTTGGAAGAGATAAAGGATATGGATTTAATAATTGTGCCTTATGAAAATAAAGAAAATTATGGTATAAAATCTCTTATAAAAAATATAAAATATGAAAAAGAAAATATTAAAAACATAGGTATAATAATAGGACCAGAAGGTGGCTTTGAAGAAAGTGAAATAAGACTTTTAGAAGAAATAAAAGCTCAGATAGTAACTTTAGGACCTAGAATATTTAGAACAGAAACAGCAGGTATAGTATGTGCTTCAATAATTTCATATGAATTAGGAGATTTAGGAGGAAATATATAA
- the prmA gene encoding 50S ribosomal protein L11 methyltransferase, with translation MDKEWLEVCIYTSSEALEAISGILYNTGVKGVSIEDPKDIEFKKKHPGDWDYFDETLLTVKDTAIVKGYYKEDDKFGGYLDYIKEAVSNLDQFGIDKGEGLVEVQKVNEEDWENNWKKYYKPTKVSDKIVIKPIWENYDKKEEEIIVQLDPGMAFGTGTHETTRMCINALEKYIKEDSTVFDIGCGSGILSISAAKLGAKHVIGVDLDPVAVKSSKENIKYNNLDNIEILEGNLMEVVEGRANIVVANIIADVIIFLTEGVKAFIEKDGYFIASGIINSRKEDVIKKLEETGFVIEEVKEEGEWVCIVSKIN, from the coding sequence ATGGATAAAGAATGGTTAGAGGTTTGTATATATACAAGTAGTGAGGCTTTGGAAGCTATATCAGGAATATTATACAATACAGGTGTAAAAGGAGTTTCAATAGAAGATCCTAAGGATATTGAGTTTAAAAAGAAGCATCCTGGAGATTGGGATTATTTTGACGAAACTTTATTAACAGTTAAGGATACTGCTATAGTGAAGGGATATTACAAAGAAGATGATAAATTTGGTGGATATTTAGATTATATAAAAGAGGCTGTAAGTAACTTAGATCAGTTTGGAATAGATAAAGGAGAAGGATTAGTAGAAGTTCAGAAGGTAAATGAAGAAGATTGGGAAAATAATTGGAAAAAATATTATAAACCAACTAAGGTTTCAGATAAAATAGTTATAAAACCTATTTGGGAAAATTATGATAAAAAAGAAGAGGAAATAATAGTACAGTTAGATCCAGGAATGGCTTTTGGTACGGGAACTCATGAAACTACAAGAATGTGTATAAATGCTTTAGAAAAATACATAAAAGAAGATAGTACTGTTTTTGATATAGGCTGTGGATCTGGAATATTATCTATATCAGCAGCTAAATTAGGAGCTAAACATGTAATAGGTGTAGATTTGGATCCAGTAGCTGTTAAATCCTCTAAAGAAAATATTAAATATAATAATTTAGACAACATAGAAATATTAGAAGGTAATTTAATGGAAGTAGTAGAGGGCAGAGCAAATATAGTAGTAGCTAATATAATAGCAGATGTCATAATATTTTTAACAGAAGGTGTTAAGGCTTTTATAGAAAAAGACGGATATTTTATAGCTTCTGGTATAATAAATTCAAGAAAAGAGGATGTTATTAAAAAGTTAGAAGAAACAGGTTTTGTAATAGAAGAAGTAAAAGAAGAGGGAGAATGGGTTTGTATAGTATCTAAAATAAACTAA
- the dnaJ gene encoding molecular chaperone DnaJ: MPSKDYYALLGLEKGASEEDIKKAFRKLAIKYHPDKNKGNKEAEEKFKEINEAYQVLSDPQKKAQYDQFGTTDFNGAGGFDPSGFGGFDFSDMGGFGDIFDSFFGGGFSSGGRRKNGPQRGADIETAINLTFEEAVFGVEKEISVNKHENCDNCNGTGAKPGTSPKTCDKCGGTGRIRIQKNTILGSMVTETSCDKCGGSGKVIENPCNKCHGKGKVRKNKKIKVKIPAGVDTGNVIPLRGQGEPGSNGGPTGDLYINIRVASHPTFKRKGFDIYIEKHISFAQAALGVEIKVPTVDGEVKYEVPAGTQPGTVFRLKGKGVPRINSTARGNQYVTIIVDIPKKLNNKQREALTMYMDASGEIVEGKEKDTIFEKIKKGFKD; encoded by the coding sequence ATGCCCAGCAAGGATTATTATGCATTACTTGGATTAGAAAAAGGTGCTAGCGAAGAAGACATAAAAAAAGCTTTTAGAAAATTAGCTATAAAATATCATCCAGATAAAAACAAAGGTAACAAAGAGGCTGAAGAAAAATTCAAAGAAATAAATGAAGCTTATCAAGTACTTTCAGATCCTCAAAAGAAAGCTCAATATGATCAATTTGGAACTACAGATTTTAATGGAGCAGGGGGATTTGACCCATCAGGCTTTGGAGGTTTCGATTTTTCAGATATGGGAGGCTTTGGAGATATATTTGATTCCTTCTTTGGAGGAGGATTTTCTTCTGGTGGAAGAAGAAAAAATGGACCTCAAAGGGGAGCGGATATAGAAACTGCTATTAATTTAACCTTTGAAGAAGCGGTATTTGGAGTTGAGAAAGAAATATCTGTAAATAAACATGAAAATTGTGACAATTGTAATGGAACCGGTGCAAAACCAGGAACAAGTCCAAAAACATGTGATAAATGTGGTGGTACTGGAAGAATTAGAATTCAAAAGAACACTATATTAGGAAGTATGGTAACAGAAACTTCCTGTGATAAATGTGGTGGTAGTGGGAAAGTTATAGAAAACCCATGTAATAAATGTCACGGTAAAGGTAAAGTTAGAAAAAACAAAAAGATTAAAGTTAAAATACCAGCAGGGGTAGATACAGGAAATGTAATTCCGTTAAGGGGACAAGGTGAACCAGGAAGCAATGGAGGCCCAACAGGAGACTTATATATAAATATAAGAGTAGCTTCCCATCCTACCTTTAAGAGAAAAGGCTTTGATATTTATATAGAAAAGCATATAAGTTTTGCTCAAGCTGCTTTAGGTGTTGAAATAAAAGTACCTACAGTAGATGGAGAGGTTAAATATGAGGTACCAGCCGGAACACAACCAGGAACTGTATTTAGGTTAAAAGGTAAGGGAGTGCCAAGAATAAATAGTACAGCTAGAGGAAATCAATATGTTACTATAATAGTAGATATACCAAAGAAATTAAATAACAAGCAAAGGGAAGCCCTAACTATGTATATGGATGCTAGTGGAGAAATTGTAGAAGGAAAAGAAAAGGATACTATTTTTGAAAAGATAAAAAAAGGCTTCAAAGATTAA
- the dnaK gene encoding molecular chaperone DnaK: protein MAKIIGIDLGTTNSCVSVMEGGEPVVIPNAEGSRTTPSVVSFQANGERLIGQVAKRQAITNPEKTIISIKRYMGTDHKVNIDGTEYTPQQISAMVLQKLKADAEAYLGEKVTQAVITVPAYFNDSQRQATKDAGKIAGLEVLRIINEPTAASLAYGLDKMDTNEKILVYDLGGGTFDVSILELGDGVFEVKATNGDTKLGGDDFDQKLIDYIAETFKAENGIDLRNDKMAIQRLKEAAEKAKIELSSATQTNINLPFITADATGPKHIDMNLTRAKFNELTHDLVQRTLEPIKKSLEDAGYTMSDIDKIIMVGGSTRIPAVQDAVKDFTGKDLSKGVNPDEVVAMGAAIQAGVLTGEVKDVLLLDVTPLTLGIETLGGVATPLIERNTTIPARKSQVFSTAADGQTSVEIHVVQGERQMAADNKTLGRFTLSGIAPAPRGIPQIEVTFDIDANGIVNVSAKDKGTGKEANITITASTNLTDDEIDKAVNEAKKFEAEDKKRKESIEVKNNADQIVYQTEKTLTELGDKVSAEDKAQIEEKMKAVKDVKDGEDLEAIKKATEDLTQTFYGISSKIYQQANPEGAQGAGFDPNNMGGANADNASAENDKKGDNVVDADYKVEDDK, encoded by the coding sequence ATGGCAAAAATAATCGGAATTGACTTAGGAACAACAAATTCTTGTGTATCAGTTATGGAAGGTGGAGAACCAGTAGTTATACCAAATGCAGAAGGTTCAAGAACAACTCCTTCAGTAGTATCTTTCCAAGCTAATGGGGAAAGATTAATAGGTCAAGTAGCAAAAAGACAAGCTATTACAAATCCAGAAAAGACTATAATTTCTATAAAAAGATATATGGGAACAGATCATAAGGTTAATATAGATGGTACAGAATATACACCACAGCAAATATCAGCTATGGTACTTCAAAAATTAAAAGCAGATGCAGAGGCGTATCTTGGAGAAAAAGTAACTCAAGCAGTTATAACAGTGCCAGCTTATTTTAATGATAGTCAAAGACAAGCAACAAAGGATGCTGGAAAAATAGCTGGGCTTGAAGTTTTAAGAATAATAAATGAACCAACAGCTGCATCATTAGCATATGGTTTAGATAAAATGGATACAAATGAAAAAATATTGGTTTATGACCTAGGTGGTGGTACTTTTGACGTATCAATATTAGAACTAGGTGATGGAGTATTCGAAGTTAAAGCTACTAATGGGGATACAAAATTAGGTGGAGATGACTTTGATCAAAAATTAATAGATTATATAGCTGAAACATTTAAAGCTGAAAATGGAATAGATTTAAGAAATGATAAAATGGCTATACAGAGATTAAAAGAAGCTGCAGAAAAAGCTAAAATAGAATTATCATCAGCAACACAAACAAATATAAACTTACCATTTATAACAGCAGATGCAACAGGTCCAAAGCACATAGACATGAACTTAACAAGAGCTAAATTTAATGAATTAACTCATGATTTGGTACAACGTACATTAGAACCAATCAAAAAGTCATTAGAGGATGCTGGATATACAATGTCAGATATAGATAAAATTATAATGGTTGGTGGATCAACAAGAATACCAGCTGTTCAAGATGCAGTTAAGGACTTTACAGGAAAAGACTTAAGTAAAGGCGTTAACCCAGATGAAGTTGTTGCAATGGGTGCTGCTATTCAAGCAGGAGTTTTAACAGGAGAAGTTAAAGATGTGTTACTTCTAGATGTTACTCCATTAACATTAGGAATAGAAACATTAGGGGGAGTTGCAACTCCATTAATAGAAAGAAATACAACAATACCAGCAAGAAAGAGTCAAGTTTTCTCTACAGCAGCAGACGGGCAAACATCAGTTGAAATACACGTAGTACAAGGTGAAAGACAAATGGCAGCTGATAATAAGACATTAGGAAGATTTACTTTATCAGGAATAGCTCCAGCTCCAAGAGGAATACCTCAAATAGAAGTAACTTTTGATATAGATGCTAATGGTATAGTTAATGTATCTGCTAAGGATAAGGGAACAGGAAAAGAAGCAAATATAACAATAACAGCTTCAACAAATTTAACAGATGATGAAATAGATAAGGCTGTAAATGAAGCTAAGAAATTTGAAGCAGAAGATAAAAAGAGAAAAGAATCCATAGAAGTTAAAAATAATGCAGATCAAATAGTATATCAAACAGAAAAAACATTAACTGAACTAGGAGATAAGGTATCAGCTGAAGATAAAGCTCAAATAGAAGAAAAGATGAAGGCAGTTAAAGACGTTAAAGACGGAGAAGATTTAGAAGCTATTAAGAAAGCAACTGAAGACTTAACTCAAACATTCTATGGAATATCTTCAAAGATATATCAACAAGCTAACCCAGAAGGAGCTCAAGGTGCAGGTTTTGACCCTAATAATATGGGCGGAGCAAATGCAGATAATGCTTCAGCAGAAAATGACAAAAAAGGTGACAATGTAGTAGATGCAGACTATAAAGTTGAAGATGATAAATAA
- the grpE gene encoding nucleotide exchange factor GrpE, with protein MEKECKDAKHINMEEDCCCSNKENKNKEEDKGKEEDLEFEEIEKEEIIEDSNEVKIKELEDMKNKLKEENKKLENQMEEIKERLVRTVAEYDNFRKRTAKEKEDLYVSACEDVLKELLPVLDNLERAATVEGSVEDIKKGIEMTVKQFESSLEKLGVEEISTEVAFDPNIHNAVMHVEDSNCEEKEIVEVFQKGYKKGEKVIRYSMVKVAN; from the coding sequence TTGGAAAAAGAATGCAAGGATGCTAAACATATTAACATGGAAGAGGATTGCTGCTGCTCTAATAAAGAGAATAAAAATAAAGAAGAAGATAAAGGCAAAGAAGAGGATTTAGAGTTTGAAGAAATAGAAAAAGAAGAAATAATAGAAGACTCTAATGAAGTAAAGATAAAGGAATTAGAAGATATGAAAAATAAATTAAAAGAAGAAAATAAAAAATTAGAAAATCAGATGGAAGAAATAAAGGAAAGATTAGTAAGAACAGTAGCAGAATATGATAATTTTAGAAAAAGAACAGCTAAAGAAAAGGAAGATTTATATGTTAGTGCCTGTGAAGATGTTTTAAAAGAGCTTCTTCCAGTTTTAGATAATTTAGAAAGAGCAGCAACTGTAGAAGGCTCTGTAGAAGATATTAAAAAAGGAATAGAGATGACTGTTAAACAGTTTGAATCTTCTTTAGAAAAATTAGGAGTAGAAGAAATATCTACAGAAGTTGCTTTTGACCCTAATATTCATAATGCAGTAATGCATGTGGAGGATTCCAATTGTGAAGAAAAGGAAATAGTAGAAGTATTCCAAAAAGGATATAAAAAAGGTGAAAAAGTTATAAGATATAGTATGGTAAAAGTAGCAAACTAG
- the hrcA gene encoding heat-inducible transcriptional repressor HrcA — translation MDERKIRILQAIIKDYINSGEPVGSRTIAKKYDLGVSSATIRNEMADLEDMGYLEQIHSSSGRKPSDKGYRLYVDKLMTLTALTEQEKMLIKDQAIDSALYEIDKTIRHSISILSEITKLTCLVKTPSMIKSRLKSIQIIKVDKYNLLLIVITDNAMIKNTLLRVTKEIDEGSLIKINNLLNQKLKGLSLREVNLELLNELKKEMIGYGDILKNILSSIYEALTDIEDAEIYMEGATNIFNYPEYNDVDRAKEFLAMLNDREKVEELLYVDSDIAVKIGKENFVEDAKQCSVISAVYSIGKTPIGTIGVIGPTRIPYEKIISAVATIVKAINDTLTDNKNIHK, via the coding sequence ATGGATGAGAGAAAAATCAGGATACTTCAAGCTATAATAAAAGATTATATTAATAGTGGAGAACCCGTTGGATCAAGAACTATTGCTAAAAAATATGATTTAGGAGTAAGTTCAGCAACTATAAGAAACGAGATGGCAGACCTAGAAGATATGGGATATTTAGAACAGATTCATAGTTCATCTGGAAGAAAACCATCAGATAAAGGCTATAGACTATATGTAGATAAACTTATGACATTAACAGCTTTAACAGAGCAGGAAAAAATGCTCATAAAAGATCAGGCTATAGATTCAGCCTTATATGAAATAGATAAAACCATAAGACACTCTATAAGTATATTATCTGAAATAACTAAATTAACTTGTTTAGTAAAGACTCCGTCTATGATAAAAAGTAGATTAAAATCAATACAAATAATTAAGGTTGATAAGTATAATTTATTATTGATTGTTATAACAGATAATGCCATGATAAAAAATACACTATTAAGAGTAACAAAAGAAATAGATGAAGGCTCCTTAATAAAAATAAATAATTTATTAAACCAAAAATTAAAAGGACTAAGTCTAAGAGAAGTAAATTTAGAATTATTAAATGAATTAAAAAAAGAAATGATAGGATATGGTGATATATTAAAAAATATTTTATCCTCCATATATGAAGCACTTACGGATATAGAGGATGCAGAAATATATATGGAAGGAGCTACAAATATATTTAATTATCCTGAATACAATGATGTAGATAGAGCTAAAGAATTTCTAGCTATGCTAAATGATAGGGAAAAGGTAGAAGAATTATTATATGTAGATTCTGATATTGCTGTAAAAATAGGAAAAGAAAATTTTGTAGAAGATGCAAAACAATGTAGTGTTATTTCAGCAGTATATAGTATAGGAAAGACACCCATAGGAACTATAGGAGTTATAGGACCTACAAGAATACCTTATGAAAAAATAATATCAGCTGTGGCTACAATAGTTAAGGCAATAAATGATACCTTAACTGATAACAAAAATATTCATAAATAA
- the hemW gene encoding radical SAM family heme chaperone HemW, translating into MDREDKNKEVSLYIHIPFCMQKCLYCDFTSYSKKEGLMMDYIKALSKEIVDNTKNKIIKTIFIGGGTPTYLSLGALNILKDALKTIDKKENIEFTVEGNPGTFTEKKLKLLKSMGVNRLSIGLQSSKNTLLKTLGRIHSFEDFVYSFKMARKEGFNNINVDLMFALPNQSLDDWKETLLEVVDLNPEHLSCYSLIIEEGTSFYNLYKNSLLKLPKEEEERKMYEYCIDFLKEKGYLQYEISNFANPNKECKHNLVYWDLEEYIGCGVGAHSYVNNQRYENTNSIETYIKEINSNNLTQINFHINSQKENMEEFMFMGLRKTKGICIDDFQERFGQNIIDIYGSVINKYKKLNLLMEKENRIYLSKEAVSISNTILSDFLL; encoded by the coding sequence TTGGATAGAGAGGATAAAAACAAAGAAGTTTCACTGTATATACATATACCTTTTTGTATGCAAAAATGTTTATACTGTGATTTTACATCTTATAGTAAAAAAGAAGGTCTAATGATGGACTATATTAAAGCCCTCTCTAAAGAAATTGTTGATAATACAAAAAATAAGATAATAAAAACAATATTTATAGGTGGGGGTACCCCCACCTATTTATCTTTAGGGGCTTTAAATATTTTAAAAGATGCCTTAAAAACTATAGATAAAAAAGAAAATATAGAATTTACAGTAGAGGGTAATCCGGGAACTTTTACAGAGAAAAAACTAAAACTACTAAAATCAATGGGAGTAAATAGATTAAGTATAGGACTTCAAAGTTCTAAAAATACCTTACTAAAAACATTAGGTAGAATTCATAGTTTTGAAGATTTTGTATATAGCTTTAAAATGGCTAGAAAGGAAGGATTTAATAACATAAATGTAGATTTAATGTTTGCTCTTCCAAATCAAAGTTTAGATGATTGGAAGGAGACTCTGCTAGAAGTAGTAGATTTAAATCCAGAACATTTATCCTGTTATAGTTTAATAATTGAAGAGGGAACAAGTTTTTATAATTTATATAAAAACTCATTGCTAAAACTTCCTAAAGAAGAAGAAGAAAGAAAAATGTATGAGTATTGTATTGATTTTTTGAAAGAAAAAGGATATTTACAGTATGAAATTTCAAATTTTGCTAACCCTAATAAAGAGTGTAAACACAATTTAGTGTATTGGGATTTGGAAGAATATATAGGTTGTGGAGTAGGGGCCCATTCTTATGTAAATAATCAAAGATATGAAAATACTAATTCCATAGAAACATATATAAAAGAAATAAATTCTAATAATCTTACTCAGATAAATTTTCATATCAATTCACAAAAAGAAAATATGGAAGAGTTTATGTTTATGGGACTTAGAAAGACAAAAGGTATATGTATAGATGATTTTCAGGAAAGATTTGGTCAAAATATAATAGACATATATGGAAGTGTAATCAATAAATATAAAAAATTAAATTTATTAATGGAAAAGGAAAACAGGATATATTTATCTAAAGAGGCTGTAAGTATTTCAAATACTATACTTTCCGATTTTTTATTATAA
- the lepA gene encoding translation elongation factor 4 — protein sequence MQSERQKYIRNFSIVAHIDHGKSTLADRLIEATGTLTEREMDTQVLDNMDLEKERGITIKSQAVRLIYKRDTGEEYTLNLIDTPGHVDFNYEVSRSLAACEGAILVVDATQGIQAQTLANCYLALDNNLEIVPVINKIDLPSARPEEVKHEIEDVIGIEAEDAPLVSAKTGLNIKDALEAIVEKVPAPEGDEKAPLKALIFDSYYDSYKGVVCHIRVKEGTIKEGTEIKLMNTGKVYEVVEVGVFVPNYMPVDELKAGDVGYVTASIKNVRDARVGDTITEAKRPANEALSGYRPAVPMVFSGIYPVDGAKYEELKEALEKLQVNDAALSFEPETSIALGFGFRCGFLGLLHMDIIQERLEREFNLDIITTAPSVIYKITKTDGTLIELTNPTNMPSPSEIKLMEEPIVKSSIITPSDYVGAVMDLAQNRRGIFKDMQYLDTTRVSLNYEIPLNEIIYDFFDALKSRTRGYASFDYELIGYKDADLVKLDILLNADIVDALSMIVPRERAYAKGRNMAQKLKEIIPRQMFEIPIQAAVGAKIIARETIKAMRKDVLAKCYGGDISRKRKLLEKQKEGKKRMRQVGSVEVPQEAFMAVLKTEE from the coding sequence ATGCAAAGTGAAAGACAAAAATATATAAGAAATTTTTCAATAGTAGCGCACATAGATCATGGAAAATCTACATTAGCAGATAGATTGATAGAAGCAACAGGAACACTTACAGAAAGAGAAATGGATACTCAAGTATTGGATAATATGGATTTAGAGAAAGAAAGAGGAATAACTATAAAGTCTCAAGCTGTAAGATTAATTTATAAAAGGGATACTGGGGAAGAATATACACTTAATCTAATAGATACTCCAGGACATGTAGATTTTAACTACGAAGTTTCTAGAAGTTTAGCAGCATGCGAGGGAGCTATACTAGTAGTAGATGCTACACAAGGCATACAAGCTCAAACACTAGCTAATTGTTATTTAGCCTTAGATAATAATTTGGAAATAGTTCCCGTAATAAACAAAATAGATTTACCAAGTGCTAGACCAGAAGAAGTAAAACATGAAATAGAAGATGTAATAGGTATAGAAGCGGAAGATGCACCTTTAGTTTCAGCTAAAACGGGATTAAACATAAAAGATGCACTAGAAGCTATAGTAGAAAAGGTACCAGCACCAGAAGGAGATGAAAAAGCCCCTTTAAAGGCTCTTATATTTGATTCATACTATGATAGTTATAAAGGGGTAGTTTGTCATATAAGAGTAAAAGAGGGCACAATAAAAGAGGGTACAGAAATAAAACTTATGAATACAGGAAAGGTTTACGAAGTAGTAGAGGTAGGAGTTTTTGTACCAAACTATATGCCTGTAGATGAATTAAAAGCAGGGGATGTTGGATATGTAACTGCATCAATTAAAAATGTTAGAGATGCCAGAGTAGGAGATACTATCACAGAGGCTAAGAGACCTGCTAATGAAGCATTGTCAGGATATAGACCTGCAGTGCCAATGGTATTTAGTGGGATATATCCAGTAGATGGAGCCAAATATGAAGAATTAAAAGAAGCCTTAGAAAAGCTTCAAGTAAATGATGCAGCATTGTCTTTTGAACCAGAAACTTCTATAGCCTTAGGTTTTGGATTTAGATGTGGATTTTTAGGTCTTTTACATATGGATATAATACAAGAAAGATTAGAAAGAGAATTTAATTTAGATATTATAACCACAGCGCCATCTGTTATATATAAAATAACAAAAACGGATGGAACTTTAATAGAGTTAACAAATCCAACTAATATGCCAAGTCCTTCAGAAATAAAGCTTATGGAGGAACCTATAGTTAAGTCATCTATAATAACACCATCAGATTACGTTGGTGCAGTTATGGATTTAGCTCAAAACAGAAGAGGAATATTTAAAGATATGCAATATTTAGATACTACTAGAGTATCTTTAAATTACGAGATCCCTTTAAATGAAATAATTTATGACTTTTTTGATGCTTTAAAATCAAGGACAAGAGGTTATGCCTCCTTTGACTATGAATTAATAGGATATAAAGATGCGGATCTTGTTAAACTAGATATATTATTAAATGCGGATATTGTAGACGCTTTGTCTATGATAGTGCCAAGAGAAAGAGCCTATGCTAAGGGAAGAAATATGGCCCAAAAGCTAAAGGAAATAATACCAAGACAAATGTTTGAAATACCAATACAAGCAGCAGTAGGAGCTAAAATAATAGCTAGAGAAACAATAAAAGCTATGAGAAAAGACGTTCTTGCAAAATGTTATGGTGGAGATATCTCAAGAAAAAGAAAACTTTTAGAAAAACAAAAAGAAGGAAAGAAAAGAATGAGACAAGTGGGATCTGTAGAAGTACCACAGGAAGCATTTATGGCAGTATTAAAAACAGAGGAATAA